Genomic window (Pseudomonadota bacterium):
CCACGGGCGGAGCTGATTCGTCAGCCTCCCGGGCTTTTTTGCCTCGCCCACCAACCAGCTGTTGCAACCGGTCTCGAACTTTATTGCTGAGATCTTTCATCTTAAAGCCAACTGACAATATCCTTATTCTCCTTTTCACCACCTTCAACGCCATCAGCACCATAACTGAAGAGGTCATAGCGGCCATGTTCACCCGGACTGCGATACCGGTAAGGATGTCCCCAGGGGTCATCTGGCACCGGTTTCGGCAGGTAGGGGCCATACCAACCCTCCAGGTCTCCGGGGTTTTCCCGCAAGACATTGAGTCCTTCATCTGTGGTTGGATAACGACCGGTATCAAGG
Coding sequences:
- the gspG gene encoding type II secretion system major pseudopilin GspG, with the translated sequence MNKQKSVNAALHARWHNHSGFTLIELLVVIIILGLLSALVAPKFFGKIDKAKMKTTKAQIELLGTALDDFRLDTGRYPTTDEGLNVLRENPGDLEGWYGPYLPKPVPDDPWGHPYRYRSPGEHGRYDLFSYGADGVEGGEKENKDIVSWL